The proteins below come from a single Saccharophagus degradans 2-40 genomic window:
- a CDS encoding ATP-binding cassette domain-containing protein produces the protein MIKLENVSLQRGTKFLLEEASLTIHPGQKWGIIGSNGCGKSTLFQMLTGKLAEDAGSLSIPSDWRIAHMAQEVSAVKRCAEDYVLDGDKILRRIENDIANAQAKDDGEALAKGFAELEQVDGYTAQARAQRLLAGLGFKPADGKRDVSDFSGGWRIRLNLAQALMCPSDLLLLDEPTNHLDLDATLWLENWLKQYSGTLIIISHDRDFLDNVIGNIVSFENCKLVSYTGGYSDYEIQRAERLAQQAIAFSKQQERIAEIEQFVNRFRAKATKARQAQSRLKELDRMEKIAPAHVDSPFDFRFPKPEKLPQVLITLSEAAIGYSADAPIADKIEFGVLGSSRIGLLGHNGAGKTTLIKTLSNMIPLVGGQRSEGQHLRIGYFAQHQLESLDTKGTPLLHLRRLTPKETEQKMRDFLGSFGFHGDKALDTVGNFSGGEKARLALAIIAWQKPNLLLLDEPTNHLDLEMRHALTVALQAFEGAVIIVSHDRHLLRSTVEEFVLVDNGKVAEFDGDLEDYRNWLSNENKESKEAEAEASNKNEPNKADKKQLRQNAAALRDKLKPYTNAIKKLEKQMETLQEKLAKLEEELADPELYQTGGDKLKTLLKQQGELRSQLAETEEEWFIKSDELEALNAEVQ, from the coding sequence ATGATCAAGCTAGAAAACGTAAGCTTACAGCGCGGCACCAAGTTTTTACTTGAGGAAGCCTCGCTCACTATCCACCCCGGCCAAAAGTGGGGAATTATTGGCAGCAATGGCTGCGGTAAATCCACCCTATTCCAAATGCTTACCGGCAAGCTCGCCGAAGATGCAGGCAGCCTGAGCATTCCGTCGGACTGGCGCATTGCACATATGGCGCAAGAAGTTTCTGCAGTAAAGCGCTGCGCAGAAGACTACGTATTAGACGGCGATAAAATTTTGCGCCGCATAGAAAACGATATTGCCAACGCACAAGCAAAAGATGACGGCGAGGCACTGGCTAAAGGGTTTGCCGAGCTGGAACAAGTAGACGGCTACACCGCGCAAGCGCGCGCGCAGCGATTATTGGCAGGCCTTGGCTTTAAACCCGCTGATGGCAAGCGCGACGTTAGCGACTTTTCGGGTGGCTGGCGCATTCGCTTAAACCTTGCTCAAGCACTTATGTGCCCATCAGATTTATTACTGCTAGACGAACCAACCAACCACTTAGATTTAGATGCAACATTGTGGCTAGAAAATTGGCTTAAGCAGTATTCCGGCACACTCATTATTATTTCGCACGATAGAGACTTTTTAGATAACGTTATTGGCAACATAGTGAGCTTCGAAAACTGCAAACTTGTCAGTTACACGGGCGGCTATTCAGATTACGAAATTCAACGCGCCGAACGTCTTGCCCAACAAGCTATTGCTTTTAGCAAACAACAAGAACGTATTGCAGAGATAGAACAATTTGTTAATCGCTTTCGCGCCAAAGCCACCAAAGCAAGGCAAGCACAGAGCCGACTAAAAGAGTTGGACCGAATGGAAAAGATTGCGCCCGCGCATGTGGATTCGCCCTTTGACTTTCGCTTCCCCAAACCAGAAAAGCTTCCACAAGTGCTTATTACTTTGAGTGAAGCCGCTATTGGCTACAGTGCAGACGCCCCCATTGCCGACAAAATTGAGTTTGGCGTTTTAGGCTCTTCACGCATCGGCCTGCTTGGCCACAATGGCGCGGGTAAAACCACGCTAATTAAAACCCTTTCAAATATGATTCCGCTTGTTGGCGGTCAACGCAGCGAAGGCCAGCATTTGCGCATTGGCTATTTCGCCCAGCACCAGCTCGAATCTCTCGACACCAAGGGCACACCACTACTGCACCTTCGCCGGCTAACTCCGAAAGAAACCGAACAAAAAATGCGAGACTTTTTGGGTAGCTTTGGTTTTCACGGCGACAAAGCATTAGATACAGTAGGCAATTTTTCTGGCGGCGAAAAAGCTCGCCTCGCACTAGCCATTATCGCTTGGCAAAAACCCAATTTATTACTGCTGGATGAGCCAACAAACCACTTAGACTTAGAAATGCGACACGCTCTTACCGTTGCGTTACAAGCTTTTGAAGGCGCTGTGATTATCGTATCGCACGATAGGCATTTATTGCGCTCAACCGTAGAAGAATTTGTATTAGTGGATAACGGCAAGGTTGCCGAATTTGATGGCGACCTAGAAGATTATCGCAACTGGCTTAGCAACGAAAACAAAGAAAGCAAAGAGGCCGAAGCCGAGGCAAGCAATAAAAACGAACCCAATAAAGCCGACAAAAAACAATTGCGCCAAAATGCCGCTGCGTTAAGGGACAAACTAAAACCCTACACCAACGCCATTAAGAAGCTTGAAAAGCAAATGGAAACGCTACAAGAAAAACTCGCCAAGCTAGAAGAAGAGCTAGCCGACCCAGAACTCTACCAAACGGGCGGCGATAAACTTAAAACACTGTTAAAACAGCAAGGCGAACTGCGATCGCAGCTCGCCGAAACAGAAGAAGAATGGTTTATTAAAAGTGATGAACTAGAAGCACTTAACGCAGAGGTGCAATAG
- a CDS encoding Maf family protein — protein sequence MPSRTSANLILASQSAYRQAQLRQLGLPFTTAAAYINEEVLTGENAQQTAVRLAKTKTLKIAKEHANDYIIGCDQTAGLDDIILGKPGTEENAFNQLMQCQARTVTFYSALCVYSPENKQLIQHCTQTKVSFRELNESQIRSYIQRESPLDCAGSFKCEGLGISLFESIQSDDPSALIGLPLIALCTALQHTPFQPI from the coding sequence ATGCCGTCACGCACCTCTGCAAACCTCATTTTGGCCTCCCAATCGGCCTACCGCCAAGCGCAATTGCGACAACTGGGGCTGCCATTTACAACTGCAGCTGCATATATAAATGAAGAAGTATTAACGGGCGAAAATGCCCAGCAAACTGCCGTTCGCTTAGCTAAAACCAAAACCTTGAAAATAGCCAAAGAACACGCCAATGACTACATCATAGGCTGCGACCAAACAGCGGGCCTAGACGACATAATACTGGGCAAACCGGGCACAGAAGAAAACGCATTCAACCAACTTATGCAATGCCAAGCCCGCACTGTAACCTTTTACTCTGCACTTTGTGTGTATTCGCCCGAAAATAAGCAATTAATACAACACTGCACCCAAACCAAGGTTAGCTTCCGCGAGCTAAACGAATCGCAAATACGCAGTTACATTCAAAGGGAAAGCCCTTTAGACTGCGCCGGCAGCTTTAAATGCGAAGGCTTAGGCATTAGCCTGTTTGAGTCCATTCAAAGCGACGACCCCAGTGCCCTTATCGGTTTACCGCTAATCGCGCTGTGCACAGCATTACAACACACACCTTTTCAGCCAATTTAG
- a CDS encoding YceD family protein, with protein MRLPQYIEPRKLAQKGGSFDGDMLPEDMPRVMEAIASCESVNAKLQFDIEDQRRRTMRGSIQGDLKLVCQRCLQPVDYKLDVEVNLAMVWDEDQAKKLPGYIEPWIVGEDPEDLHAILEEEVLLALPVVAFHDEDCIDASLLSVGEEVKQPEKSENPFLVLAALKSKSDSNQD; from the coding sequence ATGCGGCTACCGCAGTATATAGAACCTCGAAAGTTGGCTCAGAAGGGCGGTTCATTCGATGGCGACATGTTGCCAGAGGATATGCCTCGAGTAATGGAAGCCATAGCTTCGTGTGAAAGTGTTAACGCTAAGTTGCAGTTTGACATTGAAGATCAGCGACGCAGAACAATGCGCGGCTCTATACAAGGTGATCTGAAGCTAGTTTGCCAGCGCTGTTTACAGCCGGTGGATTACAAGCTTGATGTGGAAGTGAATCTCGCCATGGTGTGGGATGAAGATCAAGCCAAAAAGCTTCCAGGCTATATTGAGCCTTGGATAGTGGGTGAAGACCCCGAAGATTTACACGCAATATTGGAAGAGGAAGTGCTACTCGCTTTACCGGTAGTGGCATTTCACGATGAAGATTGCATCGACGCGAGTTTGTTAAGCGTTGGTGAGGAAGTTAAGCAGCCTGAGAAGAGTGAGAACCCTTTTCTGGTATTAGCAGCATTAAAAAGCAAGTCCGACTCGAACCAGGACTAA
- the rpmF gene encoding 50S ribosomal protein L32, whose amino-acid sequence MAVQQNRKTRSRRGMRRSHDALTGKTLSVDSTTGEKHLRHHVTPDGFYKGRKVVDVADDE is encoded by the coding sequence ATGGCCGTTCAACAGAACAGAAAAACCCGCTCTAGACGTGGCATGCGTCGTTCACACGATGCTTTAACTGGCAAGACTTTGTCTGTCGATTCAACTACTGGTGAGAAGCACCTTCGCCACCACGTTACCCCTGACGGCTTTTACAAAGGTCGTAAAGTGGTTGACGTTGCTGACGACGAGTAG
- the plsX gene encoding phosphate acyltransferase PlsX, translating to MSEEIHLSVDAMGGDFGPRLCVEAAASFIAKHSNVRITLVGDKAAVSSCIPPQADLSRLHVLHADQVVDMADKPSHALRHKKNSSMWRALQLVADGEAQACVSGGNTGALMAIGCHLLKTIAGIDRPAIAKQIPTARGSSVLLDLGANLECSPQQLFQFGLMGQGLARVYGKSEPTVALLNVGSELTKGNDIIQDTAQLMGDCADMHFRGFVEGDSLYSGEVDVVVCDGFIGNVALKVSEGVAKFVFGDLRSRIGRGVRSRLLAWLAKPVLKPWAEQFRPAKYNGAALLGLKGVVIKSHGGADAEGFEQALYVALEQASAGIPLKIQASLAAMLGAGLETK from the coding sequence TTGTCAGAAGAGATTCATCTCTCAGTTGACGCAATGGGCGGGGATTTTGGTCCCCGTCTTTGCGTTGAAGCGGCCGCATCTTTTATCGCTAAGCATTCTAATGTTCGCATAACATTAGTTGGCGATAAGGCGGCCGTTTCTTCGTGTATCCCCCCGCAAGCAGATCTATCCCGGCTCCATGTACTTCACGCCGATCAAGTTGTTGATATGGCCGATAAGCCCAGCCATGCACTACGCCATAAAAAAAACTCCTCCATGTGGCGCGCACTGCAGCTAGTAGCAGATGGCGAAGCGCAAGCTTGCGTAAGCGGCGGCAACACAGGCGCACTAATGGCAATTGGTTGCCATTTATTAAAAACCATAGCGGGTATAGATCGCCCTGCAATTGCCAAGCAAATACCCACCGCCCGCGGTAGTAGCGTGTTGTTAGATTTGGGCGCGAATTTAGAGTGCTCGCCGCAACAGCTTTTTCAATTTGGCCTTATGGGGCAAGGGTTGGCGCGGGTTTACGGCAAGAGTGAGCCCACCGTAGCGCTGCTAAATGTGGGGTCTGAGCTTACCAAGGGTAATGACATCATTCAGGACACGGCCCAGTTGATGGGCGACTGCGCAGATATGCACTTTCGCGGGTTTGTAGAGGGCGATTCTCTCTACAGTGGCGAAGTAGATGTAGTTGTTTGCGACGGGTTTATCGGCAATGTAGCGCTAAAAGTAAGCGAAGGTGTAGCCAAATTTGTTTTTGGTGACTTGCGCAGCAGAATAGGTCGCGGTGTGCGCTCAAGGTTGCTTGCCTGGTTGGCAAAGCCCGTTTTAAAGCCGTGGGCAGAGCAGTTTCGACCCGCCAAATACAATGGCGCAGCGCTTTTAGGGCTGAAGGGGGTTGTCATCAAAAGCCACGGTGGGGCAGACGCCGAAGGGTTTGAGCAGGCATTATATGTCGCTTTGGAGCAGGCGAGCGCCGGTATTCCATTAAAAATTCAAGCCAGCTTAGCGGCAATG